A single window of Halotalea alkalilenta DNA harbors:
- a CDS encoding DUF72 domain-containing protein, whose protein sequence is MVNEKGGRLHLGLAMWANSDWRGTLYGPHTPMNESLADYATVFSSVEGNTTFYSGAPKAETVAAWATLAPKEFRFCFKLPSRLTHERRLDGIESEFEAFIAQLSPLGERLGPIMVQLPRNFGGDELDKLARLLERWPTGVGCAVEPRDPAMFAKGEVEKEFNQLLITHGADRVMLDVRALFSTPADAAPSLAKAQSEKPKRPLHVISTANAPIVRFIGHADMRRNADYFTPWVERLNLWINQGKTPFLFVHTPDNKAAPWLARQCYQRIIDASMKPSDWPAPAAFPGERQNALF, encoded by the coding sequence ATGGTGAACGAAAAAGGGGGCAGACTGCACCTGGGGCTCGCGATGTGGGCCAATTCGGACTGGCGCGGTACGCTTTATGGCCCGCATACGCCAATGAACGAAAGCCTGGCCGACTATGCGACGGTGTTCTCCTCGGTGGAAGGCAATACCACCTTCTACAGCGGTGCGCCCAAGGCCGAAACGGTGGCCGCTTGGGCGACGCTCGCTCCGAAGGAGTTTCGCTTCTGTTTCAAGCTGCCGTCGCGGCTCACCCATGAGCGCCGGTTGGACGGCATCGAATCGGAGTTCGAGGCGTTCATCGCACAGCTATCGCCTCTGGGAGAACGTCTAGGCCCCATCATGGTGCAGTTGCCGCGTAATTTTGGCGGTGATGAACTCGATAAGCTTGCTCGTCTGCTCGAACGCTGGCCCACAGGGGTGGGCTGTGCGGTGGAGCCGCGCGATCCGGCGATGTTTGCCAAAGGCGAGGTGGAAAAAGAGTTCAATCAATTGTTGATAACTCACGGCGCCGATCGCGTCATGCTCGATGTCAGGGCACTGTTTTCCACCCCCGCCGATGCCGCACCATCGCTTGCCAAGGCCCAGAGTGAAAAGCCGAAACGTCCATTACACGTGATCTCCACGGCGAATGCGCCGATCGTGCGCTTCATTGGCCATGCCGACATGCGGCGCAACGCGGACTATTTCACCCCTTGGGTCGAACGTCTGAACCTGTGGATAAATCAGGGGAAAACACCTTTTTTATTTGTGCATACACCCGACAATAAAGCCGCGCCATGGCTCGCCCGGCAGTGCTATCAGCGGATCATCGATGCTTCCATGAAGCCATCGGACTGGCCTGCGCCCGCGGCTTTTCCAGGCGAGCGGCAGAATGCGCTGTTCTGA
- the mltA gene encoding murein transglycosylase A, translating into MSIRRLRAGILCRLSPSIPLRRVCAALLGLGALGMLGACSTASTTSPQPGTPVVISSPGAAPSLPVPPDPQHTRLEASDWHGLPGWSQDNALSAWSAFRSSCLALVRKSNWQRVCKSSETIDPLDSRAIQRFFETNFVPYAVVNDDGSTTGTITGYYEPILRGSRTRHGPYQVPLHRLPTGLSKAQLTQPRATLLGSGVLKGHELVWVDDPVEAAYLQIQGSGLIELDDGTVMRVGFAGTNERAFNSFSRWLLDRRQITPAQATMPGIRTWAKSHPQQVEQMLNVNPRYIYFRELPPEFADPQLGPIGALGVPLTAERSIAVDPSKIPLGAPVFLSTTRPYSSEPLQRLMVAQDTGSAIKGAVRADFFWGRGDTAGESAGRMKQNGQLWVLMPNAR; encoded by the coding sequence ATGTCCATTCGCCGTCTTCGCGCCGGAATACTCTGCCGACTTTCGCCTTCCATACCGCTGCGTCGCGTCTGCGCTGCGCTGCTCGGCCTGGGAGCGCTCGGCATGCTCGGCGCCTGTAGCACCGCCAGCACCACCTCACCACAGCCGGGCACGCCGGTGGTGATCAGCTCGCCCGGGGCGGCGCCGAGCCTGCCGGTGCCGCCGGATCCCCAGCACACCCGCCTCGAAGCCTCGGACTGGCATGGACTGCCAGGCTGGTCGCAGGATAACGCGCTTTCGGCCTGGAGCGCATTTCGCTCGAGCTGCCTCGCGCTGGTCAGAAAATCCAACTGGCAGCGGGTCTGCAAGAGCTCCGAAACCATCGACCCACTGGATAGCCGTGCGATCCAGCGCTTTTTCGAAACCAACTTCGTTCCCTATGCCGTGGTCAACGACGACGGCTCCACCACCGGCACCATCACTGGCTACTACGAGCCGATCCTGCGCGGTTCCCGCACTCGACACGGCCCTTACCAGGTTCCCTTGCACCGCCTGCCCACCGGGCTCAGCAAGGCACAGCTCACCCAACCTCGCGCAACGCTGCTCGGCAGCGGTGTACTCAAAGGCCATGAGCTGGTGTGGGTCGACGACCCGGTGGAGGCGGCCTATCTGCAGATCCAGGGATCGGGGCTGATCGAGCTCGACGATGGCACCGTGATGCGTGTCGGCTTCGCCGGTACCAACGAACGAGCGTTCAACTCGTTCAGCCGCTGGCTGCTCGATCGCCGCCAGATCACCCCCGCCCAGGCGACGATGCCGGGCATCCGTACCTGGGCCAAGTCGCATCCCCAGCAGGTCGAGCAGATGCTCAACGTCAATCCTCGCTACATCTATTTCCGCGAACTGCCGCCTGAGTTCGCCGATCCTCAGCTCGGGCCTATCGGTGCGCTGGGCGTGCCGCTGACCGCGGAGCGCAGCATCGCAGTCGACCCGAGCAAGATCCCCCTGGGCGCGCCGGTATTCCTCTCCACGACTCGTCCCTATAGCAGCGAGCCGCTGCAGCGGCTGATGGTGGCCCAGGACACCGGTAGCGCGATCAAGGGCGCGGTGCGTGCCGACTTCTTCTGGGGACGCGGCGACACCGCCGGCGAAAGCGCTGGGCGGATGAAACAAAATGGCCAGCTGTGGGTGCTCATGCCCAACGCTCGCTGA
- a CDS encoding YitT family protein: MLNPLSPRWRSYFTLFQGCLLSALGIHLLQSGGMLMSSTAGLGLLLERVTALDFAMLFFIINLPFYLLGWRSLGRAFTLRTLACVTLLSLLIKAFGDWLPLGDISLPIAAIAAGLLLGVGLAMMFRENASLGGINILALHLERSRGWHAARTTACWDLALVATAMLVYSPSEIIFSLLAFAVLAVVLAHHHRKQSTSETPARSEQQRLERARA, from the coding sequence ATGTTGAATCCGCTTTCGCCCCGCTGGCGATCCTACTTCACCCTGTTCCAGGGCTGCCTGCTCAGTGCGCTCGGCATCCATCTGCTGCAGTCGGGCGGTATGCTGATGAGCAGCACAGCTGGCCTTGGCCTGCTGCTCGAACGGGTCACGGCGCTCGACTTCGCGATGCTGTTCTTCATCATCAACCTGCCTTTCTATCTGCTTGGCTGGCGCTCCCTGGGCCGCGCCTTCACCTTGCGCACCCTTGCCTGCGTCACCCTGCTGTCGCTGCTGATCAAGGCATTCGGCGATTGGCTGCCGCTCGGTGACATCAGCCTGCCGATCGCGGCTATCGCCGCCGGACTGCTACTGGGTGTGGGACTGGCGATGATGTTTCGCGAAAACGCCTCGCTCGGGGGCATCAACATCCTTGCCCTGCATCTCGAACGCAGCCGCGGCTGGCATGCCGCACGCACCACGGCCTGCTGGGATCTCGCCCTGGTCGCCACCGCGATGCTGGTCTACAGCCCCTCGGAGATCATCTTCTCGCTGCTCGCCTTCGCGGTGCTGGCCGTGGTTCTGGCCCATCACCATCGCAAGCAGTCGACCAGCGAGACACCGGCACGGAGTGAGCAGCAGCGGCTCGAGCGCGCACGCGCCTGA
- the ypfJ gene encoding KPN_02809 family neutral zinc metallopeptidase, producing the protein MKWDKGRRSDNVEDRRSAGSGRRLPIGGKGLSLGGVAIVLVVGMLLGQDPLQLLGQLIGQEGYEQSPPTQQQVDDPEQAQRVDFVRAILGDTEDTWQQLFDERGERYSDPRLVLFNGGVDSACGFASSAVGPFYCPGDDQVYLDLSFFDEMAQRFSAAGDFAQAYVIAHEVGHHVQNQLGISQRVQQLSQSGAPMEGADGLSVRQELQADCFAGIWANRAQARHAWLESGDVEEALNAASAIGDDRLQRETQGQVVPDAFTHGSSAQRVAWFQRGFSAGDIDQCDSFSADTL; encoded by the coding sequence ATGAAGTGGGACAAGGGTCGTCGTAGCGACAACGTCGAGGATCGACGTAGTGCGGGATCGGGCAGGCGCCTGCCGATAGGCGGCAAAGGGCTGAGCCTTGGCGGCGTTGCCATCGTGCTGGTGGTGGGCATGCTGCTTGGGCAGGACCCGCTTCAGCTGCTGGGCCAATTGATCGGCCAGGAAGGCTACGAACAGAGCCCGCCGACCCAGCAGCAGGTCGATGATCCCGAACAGGCACAGCGGGTCGACTTCGTCAGGGCGATTCTCGGCGATACCGAGGATACCTGGCAGCAGCTCTTCGACGAGCGCGGCGAACGCTACAGCGATCCACGGCTGGTACTGTTCAACGGCGGCGTCGACTCCGCCTGCGGCTTCGCCTCATCGGCGGTCGGCCCGTTCTACTGTCCGGGCGACGACCAAGTCTATCTCGATCTCTCCTTCTTCGATGAAATGGCCCAGCGCTTCTCCGCCGCCGGCGACTTCGCCCAAGCCTACGTGATCGCGCACGAAGTCGGCCACCACGTCCAGAACCAGCTGGGTATCTCACAGCGGGTGCAGCAGCTGAGCCAGAGCGGTGCGCCGATGGAAGGCGCCGACGGCCTCTCGGTGCGACAGGAGCTACAGGCCGACTGCTTCGCCGGGATTTGGGCCAACCGCGCCCAGGCTCGCCACGCCTGGCTCGAGAGCGGCGACGTGGAAGAAGCGCTCAACGCCGCCAGCGCGATAGGTGACGACCGCCTGCAGCGCGAGACCCAAGGCCAGGTAGTACCCGACGCCTTCACCCACGGCAGCTCCGCCCAGCGCGTCGCCTGGTTCCAGCGCGGCTTCAGCGCCGGCGACATCGATCAGTGCGATAGCTTCAGCGCCGACACGCTTTGA
- a CDS encoding ornithine carbamoyltransferase, translating to MAFNLKNRHLLSLMHHDRREIEFLVDLSIDLKRAKYAGLENQRLIGKNIALIFEKTSTRTRCAFEVAARDQGAGVTYIEPSSSQIGHKESIKDTARVLGRMFDAIEYRGAEQSTVEELARYAGVPVFNGLTAQFHPTQMLADVMTMREHCDKPLRQISYAYLGDARYNMGRSLLMIGAKLGMDVRIGAPRELWPDEEFVDQCRGFAESSGARITLTEEAKAAVDGVDFIHTDIWVSMGEPVEAWDERIALLSPYRVDTAMMAAANNPAVKFMHCLPAFHNTETAIGRQVAERYPELADGIEVTEAVFESPANVAFDQAENRLHTIKAVMVASLG from the coding sequence ATGGCCTTCAACCTCAAAAACCGCCATCTTCTAAGTCTCATGCACCATGACAGGCGTGAGATCGAGTTCCTGGTCGACCTGTCCATCGATCTCAAGCGCGCCAAGTACGCCGGGCTCGAGAATCAGCGCCTGATCGGCAAGAACATCGCGCTGATCTTCGAGAAGACCTCCACCCGCACCCGCTGCGCTTTCGAGGTGGCGGCGCGCGACCAAGGCGCCGGGGTCACCTACATCGAGCCTTCCTCGTCGCAGATCGGGCACAAGGAGTCGATCAAGGACACCGCGCGGGTGCTCGGGCGGATGTTCGATGCGATCGAATACCGCGGCGCCGAGCAGTCGACCGTCGAGGAGCTGGCCCGCTATGCCGGCGTGCCGGTGTTCAACGGGCTGACCGCGCAGTTCCATCCGACCCAGATGCTCGCCGATGTGATGACCATGCGCGAGCACTGCGACAAGCCGCTTAGGCAGATCAGCTATGCCTACCTGGGTGACGCGCGTTACAACATGGGCAGATCGCTTCTGATGATCGGCGCCAAGCTCGGCATGGACGTACGCATCGGCGCGCCGCGCGAGCTGTGGCCGGACGAGGAGTTCGTCGATCAGTGCCGTGGCTTTGCCGAGTCGAGCGGTGCAAGGATCACGCTCACCGAGGAGGCGAAGGCGGCGGTGGACGGGGTCGATTTCATCCATACCGACATCTGGGTCTCGATGGGCGAGCCGGTCGAGGCCTGGGACGAGCGCATCGCGCTGCTCTCACCCTATCGGGTCGATACCGCGATGATGGCCGCGGCCAACAATCCTGCGGTCAAGTTCATGCACTGCCTGCCCGCCTTCCACAATACCGAGACCGCGATCGGCCGGCAGGTCGCCGAGCGCTATCCCGAGCTCGCGGATGGCATCGAAGTCACCGAGGCGGTGTTCGAATCACCGGCCAACGTCGCCTTCGACCAGGCTGAGAACAGGCTGCACACGATCAAGGCAGTGATGGTCGCCTCCCTCGGTTGA
- a CDS encoding biosynthetic peptidoglycan transglycosylase → MKIKIPYCSGEPKYWFDIKGWLIFFNISLDELILDTMQPRWDSSLLYSNGLQVLERHVLALEDRYYFKHKGIDYRAVWRILRQILKNKRIGGMSTIEQQYVRTYLNRRERTFGRKFNELMLAWLLSHRVNKIRILRTYLSCAYFGYKLNGCDSASNRLFGKASNELDEREAALVASLLVYPMPKSIVFAENLIFLLHICDIDRFFTEAYKISPRWSYNIRKRMEFSLSLLGHS, encoded by the coding sequence ATGAAAATAAAAATACCTTATTGCAGTGGTGAACCCAAATATTGGTTTGATATTAAAGGATGGCTTATCTTTTTTAATATTTCACTCGATGAACTAATACTGGATACTATGCAACCTAGATGGGACTCGAGTTTGTTATATTCAAATGGTCTTCAGGTATTGGAACGACATGTTCTTGCGCTGGAAGATAGATATTATTTTAAACATAAAGGAATTGATTATCGTGCTGTTTGGAGGATTTTACGTCAAATCTTAAAAAATAAAAGAATTGGTGGAATGAGTACTATAGAGCAACAATATGTTCGTACTTATTTAAATAGACGTGAGAGAACCTTTGGAAGGAAGTTTAATGAATTAATGTTGGCTTGGCTGTTAAGTCATCGTGTAAACAAAATTAGAATATTGAGGACTTATTTAAGCTGCGCATATTTTGGATATAAGCTAAATGGTTGTGACAGTGCTAGCAACCGTCTCTTTGGGAAAGCAAGCAATGAGTTAGATGAAAGAGAAGCTGCATTAGTGGCTAGTCTACTAGTCTATCCGATGCCTAAGTCTATAGTTTTTGCTGAAAATTTGATTTTTTTATTGCATATTTGCGACATAGATCGTTTTTTTACGGAAGCGTATAAAATTTCTCCTAGATGGAGTTACAATATTAGAAAAAGAATGGAATTTTCACTTTCACTTTTGGGTCATTCCTAA
- the glmS gene encoding glutamine--fructose-6-phosphate transaminase (isomerizing), translated as MCGIVGAIACRQVQGILLEGLKRLEYRGYDSAGMATLDDQSALARRRAVGKVAALEAELARAPLSGRCGIAHTRWATHGRPTVENAHPHFSNGRLAVVHNGIIENFEPLRVELEADGYRFSSETDTEVIAHLIDREFSRLGDLFAAVERVIARLDGAYAIAVMHRDQGERIIGARKGSPLVVGVGIDEIFLASDPLALLQVTDRFIYLHEGDVVQLCRGGALEIHDRTGQPVERAVVTYEHGDGAASKGRFRHFMQKEIFEQSEVIAATLEGRLASDHALSRAFGATAEELFERIEAIHIVACGTSYHAGMVARYWLEKLAGIPTQVEVASEYRYREVVVPRNTLFVTLSQSGETADTLAALRHAQGRGDYLGSLAICNVAGSSLVRESQLSLLTLAGPEIGVASTKAFTTQLTALMLLALSLRRVRQGDDPVAAGLIEALRGLPRVIARTLKLDATIERLASAFGEKQHALFLGRGTQFPIALEGALKLKEISYIHAEAYPAGELKHGPLALVDGDMPVVAVAPNDELLEKLKSNLQEVRTRGGQLFVFADEASGIRESEGVTVIALPAVDELLAPIVYTLPLQLLAYHVAVLRGTDVDQPRNLAKSVTVE; from the coding sequence ATGTGCGGGATCGTTGGAGCGATCGCTTGCCGGCAGGTGCAGGGTATCCTGCTCGAAGGGCTCAAGCGGCTCGAGTATCGCGGCTACGATAGCGCCGGCATGGCGACGCTCGATGACCAAAGCGCGCTTGCACGCCGGCGGGCGGTGGGCAAGGTCGCCGCGTTGGAAGCCGAGCTCGCCAGGGCACCGCTCTCCGGACGCTGCGGGATCGCCCATACCCGCTGGGCGACCCACGGCCGGCCGACGGTGGAGAATGCCCATCCGCACTTCTCCAACGGCCGCCTGGCGGTGGTGCACAACGGCATCATCGAGAACTTCGAGCCTCTGCGCGTGGAACTCGAAGCCGACGGCTACCGTTTCTCCTCCGAGACCGATACCGAGGTGATCGCGCACCTGATCGATCGTGAATTCTCTCGCCTGGGTGATCTTTTCGCCGCGGTCGAACGGGTGATCGCGCGGCTCGATGGTGCCTATGCGATCGCGGTCATGCACCGTGACCAGGGCGAGCGGATCATCGGCGCGCGCAAGGGCAGCCCACTGGTGGTCGGGGTCGGCATCGATGAAATCTTCCTCGCCTCCGATCCGCTGGCGCTGTTGCAGGTCACCGATCGCTTCATCTACCTGCACGAGGGCGATGTGGTGCAGCTCTGCCGCGGCGGTGCGCTCGAGATCCACGACCGTACCGGGCAGCCGGTCGAGCGCGCGGTGGTCACCTACGAGCACGGCGATGGCGCGGCGAGCAAAGGGCGCTTTCGCCACTTCATGCAAAAAGAGATCTTCGAGCAGTCGGAGGTGATCGCTGCCACGCTCGAAGGGCGCCTTGCTTCGGACCATGCGCTGTCGCGCGCCTTCGGCGCCACCGCCGAGGAGCTGTTCGAGCGGATAGAGGCGATTCACATCGTGGCCTGCGGCACCAGCTACCACGCCGGAATGGTCGCCCGCTACTGGCTCGAGAAGCTCGCCGGCATCCCGACCCAGGTCGAGGTCGCCTCCGAATACCGCTACCGCGAAGTGGTGGTGCCGCGCAACACGCTGTTCGTCACCCTGTCGCAGTCCGGTGAGACCGCCGACACCCTCGCCGCGCTGCGCCATGCCCAGGGGCGCGGTGACTATCTGGGCAGCCTTGCGATCTGCAACGTCGCCGGCAGTTCGCTGGTGCGTGAGTCGCAGCTTTCGCTTCTGACCCTCGCCGGCCCCGAGATCGGCGTTGCCTCGACCAAGGCGTTCACCACCCAGCTTACCGCCCTTATGCTGCTCGCGCTGTCGCTGCGCCGGGTTCGCCAGGGCGACGACCCGGTCGCCGCCGGGCTGATCGAAGCGCTGCGCGGACTGCCCCGGGTGATCGCCCGAACGCTTAAGCTCGACGCCACCATCGAGCGGCTCGCCTCCGCCTTCGGCGAAAAGCAGCACGCACTGTTCCTAGGCCGCGGAACGCAGTTCCCGATCGCCCTGGAAGGCGCGCTGAAGCTCAAGGAGATCTCCTACATCCATGCCGAGGCCTATCCTGCAGGCGAGCTCAAGCATGGCCCTCTGGCGCTGGTGGACGGCGATATGCCGGTGGTCGCGGTAGCGCCCAACGACGAGCTGCTCGAGAAGCTCAAATCGAACCTCCAGGAGGTGCGCACCCGCGGCGGCCAGCTGTTCGTCTTCGCCGACGAAGCCTCAGGAATTCGCGAAAGCGAAGGCGTCACCGTGATCGCACTGCCCGCGGTCGACGAACTGCTCGCCCCGATCGTCTACACCCTGCCGCTGCAACTGCTCGCCTACCACGTCGCGGTGCTGCGCGGCACGGACGTCGATCAGCCCCGTAACCTGGCCAAAAGCGTTACGGTGGAGTGA
- a CDS encoding DeoR/GlpR family DNA-binding transcription regulator: MSRRTPARREEILSLLEEQGEISVEALAHYFATSEVTIRKDLALLEDAGRLIRRYGGAALIPREQAEPARISPIKQRIAHEARRRIRDHARIIIDSGSTTAALIPELEDVLGLVAMTNSLMVANALRELPSHPSLLMTGGTWDERSNSFQGQIAEQVLRAYDFDQLFIGADGIDLERGTTTFNELIRLSQVMAEVAREVVVMAEADKVGRRMPNLELDWEAIDVLITDDRLEPALRERITARGVELVVVEGAGEAG, from the coding sequence ATGTCGAGAAGAACGCCCGCACGTCGTGAAGAGATCCTCTCCCTGCTCGAAGAGCAAGGAGAGATCAGCGTCGAGGCGCTGGCCCACTATTTCGCCACTTCGGAAGTGACCATCCGCAAGGATCTCGCCCTGCTCGAGGATGCCGGTCGGTTGATCCGCCGCTATGGCGGTGCCGCGCTGATCCCCCGTGAACAGGCCGAGCCCGCGCGGATTTCACCGATCAAGCAGCGAATCGCCCACGAGGCGCGCCGTCGCATCCGCGATCATGCACGGATCATCATCGACAGCGGCAGTACCACCGCGGCGCTGATCCCTGAACTCGAGGACGTGCTCGGGCTGGTGGCGATGACCAATTCGCTGATGGTCGCCAACGCCCTGCGCGAGCTTCCGAGCCACCCATCGCTCTTGATGACCGGCGGTACCTGGGACGAGCGCTCGAACTCGTTCCAGGGCCAGATCGCCGAGCAGGTGCTGCGCGCCTATGACTTCGACCAACTGTTCATCGGCGCCGATGGCATCGATCTCGAGCGTGGTACCACTACCTTCAACGAGCTGATCCGGCTTTCCCAGGTGATGGCCGAGGTGGCACGCGAGGTGGTGGTGATGGCCGAGGCGGACAAGGTCGGGCGGCGAATGCCGAATCTCGAGCTCGACTGGGAGGCGATCGACGTGCTGATCACCGATGACCGGCTCGAACCAGCGCTGCGCGAGCGTATCACTGCCCGCGGCGTCGAACTGGTGGTGGTCGAAGGAGCTGGCGAGGCGGGCTGA
- the glmU gene encoding bifunctional UDP-N-acetylglucosamine diphosphorylase/glucosamine-1-phosphate N-acetyltransferase GlmU, which produces MSLDVVILAAGQGSRMRSRLPKVLHPLAGRPMLQRVVDAARTLGDARLHVVIGHGAKRIESAFAGQGLDFVVQSEQLGTGHAVAQALASLGDGPVLVLYGDVPLIRGETLERLIEGLDHDRLNLLTVELADPSGYGRIIRDGSGRISSIVEHKDASLEQRRVRECNTGILATTGALLKRWLPKLSSANAQGEYYLTDIVAMARCEGIEIDAAQPEHVQEVAGVNDRTQLAALERWLQREQAERVMAEGATLSDPSRFELRGSLEVGFDVSIDVGCVFEGEVSLGENVSVGPYCVIRDANIGPGTRIEAHSVIDGAEIEGDSQIGPFARLRPGTVLARGVRIGNFVETKQARIGAGSKVNHLSYIGDARIGRDTNVGAGTITCNYDGVNKHRTEIGDEVFVGSNTALVAPITIGDRVTIAAGSTLTQAVEHDRLVVARSRQVEKTGWQRPKKG; this is translated from the coding sequence ATGTCCCTCGATGTCGTGATCCTCGCCGCCGGCCAAGGCAGCCGGATGCGCTCCAGGCTGCCCAAGGTCCTTCACCCGCTTGCCGGCCGGCCGATGCTGCAGAGGGTGGTAGACGCAGCCAGAACGCTTGGGGATGCGCGCCTGCACGTCGTGATCGGACACGGTGCAAAACGGATCGAGTCGGCGTTCGCAGGCCAGGGCCTGGATTTCGTGGTGCAGTCCGAGCAGCTGGGTACTGGCCACGCGGTGGCCCAGGCGCTGGCGTCGCTGGGCGACGGCCCGGTGCTGGTGCTCTACGGTGATGTGCCGCTGATCCGGGGCGAAACCCTCGAGCGACTGATCGAAGGGCTCGATCACGACCGGCTCAATCTGCTCACCGTCGAACTCGCCGATCCCTCCGGCTATGGACGGATCATTCGCGATGGGAGTGGGCGGATCTCGAGCATCGTCGAGCACAAGGACGCAAGCTTGGAGCAGCGTCGGGTGCGCGAGTGCAATACCGGTATTCTCGCCACCACCGGAGCGCTGCTGAAGCGCTGGCTGCCGAAGCTCTCCTCGGCCAATGCCCAGGGCGAGTACTACCTCACCGATATCGTCGCCATGGCGCGGTGCGAAGGTATCGAGATCGACGCGGCCCAGCCCGAGCACGTCCAGGAGGTTGCAGGCGTCAATGACCGGACTCAGCTCGCCGCGCTCGAACGCTGGCTTCAGCGTGAACAGGCCGAGCGGGTGATGGCCGAGGGCGCGACGCTGAGCGACCCTTCCCGCTTCGAACTGCGTGGCTCGCTCGAAGTCGGGTTCGACGTCTCGATCGACGTTGGCTGCGTGTTCGAAGGCGAGGTGAGCCTGGGCGAGAACGTGAGCGTCGGGCCCTATTGCGTGATCCGCGATGCGAACATCGGGCCCGGCACCCGGATCGAGGCGCACAGCGTGATCGACGGCGCCGAGATCGAAGGCGACAGCCAGATCGGGCCCTTTGCCCGGCTGCGCCCTGGTACCGTGCTGGCCCGCGGCGTGCGGATCGGCAACTTCGTCGAAACCAAGCAGGCGCGGATCGGTGCCGGCAGCAAGGTCAACCACCTGAGCTACATCGGCGATGCGCGGATAGGCCGAGACACCAATGTCGGTGCCGGGACCATCACCTGCAACTACGATGGGGTGAACAAGCACCGCACCGAGATCGGTGACGAGGTCTTCGTCGGTTCCAATACGGCGCTGGTGGCGCCGATCACGATCGGCGATCGCGTGACCATCGCCGCTGGCTCGACGCTGACCCAGGCGGTGGAGCACGACCGATTGGTGGTCGCCCGCAGCCGCCAGGTCGAGAAGACCGGCTGGCAGCGACCCAAGAAGGGTTGA
- a CDS encoding F0F1 ATP synthase subunit epsilon, with product MANSFQCDIVSVETAIFSGKVSQVVATGIEGELGIRAGHEPLLTLLAPGPVQVTREGGQEEVFYVSGGFLEIQPDMVSILADTAARARDLDEAAAQHVRDEAQRAIGNKKAELDYSSALADIAEANARLRTLNELKRRKS from the coding sequence ATGGCAAACAGCTTCCAGTGCGACATCGTCAGCGTCGAGACAGCGATCTTCTCCGGTAAGGTTTCGCAGGTCGTCGCCACCGGCATCGAGGGTGAGCTGGGCATTCGCGCGGGCCACGAGCCGCTGCTGACCCTGCTGGCGCCGGGGCCGGTGCAAGTGACACGCGAAGGTGGCCAGGAGGAGGTGTTCTACGTCTCCGGTGGCTTCCTCGAGATTCAGCCGGATATGGTGTCGATCCTCGCCGACACGGCCGCGCGGGCGCGCGACCTCGACGAGGCTGCAGCGCAGCATGTACGCGACGAGGCACAGCGGGCGATCGGCAATAAGAAAGCCGAGCTCGATTATTCGAGCGCGCTTGCCGATATCGCCGAGGCCAACGCGCGGCTTCGCACCCTCAACGAGCTCAAGCGCCGCAAGTCCTGA